The following is a genomic window from Nocardioides thalensis.
CGCCATCCAGGTGGCCTTCCTCCTGCCGATCGGGATGATGGTGACGTCGTTCGTGGTGGCGGTGGTGTTCCTGCGCCGTCGGTGACTCGGGCCTCGGCTGCGACTTCGGCAACAGTTCGGCCGTTCCTCGGACAGGGGTCACCCTCGCCCTGCACCATCAGCGCGTGAGAGTCCGGGGCAAACTGGTCGCGATGGCGGTGCTGGCCGCCGTGGTGGCGTCGGTGCTCCTGTTGGTGTCCGGCCGCGCCGGCGCGGGCGGCGACGGGTGCCGGGAGCGCGCTGCTGCGGCCGACGAGCGGAGGGAACTGGTGACGGGATCGGGCCCGGAGACCCTGGTCATCGGCGACTCCTACTCGGTGGGACTGGGCGTGAAGCCCGCCGAGAGCTGGCCGACCCGGCTGCCCGGCCGGGTGCGCGTCGACGGGTTCTCCGGCTCCGGGTTCTCGTACGCCGCGAGCGGCTGCCCGGGCGCCGACTTCGCGACCCGCGCCCAGACCGCCGTCCGCGACGACACCGGGCTCGTGGTCGTCCAGGGCGGGCTCAACGACTTCGACCAGCCGGTCGCCGAGCTCGAGAGCGGCTTCGACCGGCTCATGAAGGAGGTCGGCGACCGCAGCGTGCTGGTCGTCGGCCCGCCGAACGCACCCGAGCGCGCGGACGCCGTACCGAACGTGGACGCGGTGCTCGCCCGCCTCGCCGAGGAGCACGGCACGGCCTACCTCCCGATGCGCGACCTCGAGCTGCCCTACCTGCCCGACCGGCTGCACCTCACGGCCGAGGGACACCGGATGTTCGGCGACGTCGTCGCCGGCGCGGTGGCCGGCCTGACGGACTGACCGGTCTGGTCGAACCGGTGACACCGCGGGTCGCGGGGGCGAGGATGGGGAGATGCTCTCCCAGCGCTCCCTCCCCGTCCTCGTGAGCAGCCTGGCTCTCGGTCTCGCCTCCCTCACCCTGTCCGCGCCGCCGGCCTACGCCGGTGTGCCGCTGTGCGACGGCGAGGAGGTCACCATCGACCTCAACCAGCCGACGCACCCGAACCCGAACCGGCCCGACGCCGACGTCATCCTCGGCACCCCCGGTGCCGACGAGGTCGAGGCCGGCAGCGGCAACGACCTGATCTGCGGTGAGGGCGGCGACGACGTGCTCCTGCCGGGCCCCGGCAACGACGAGGTCCGGGCCGGCGAGGGCAACGACACCATTGACGGCGGCAACGCCCACGACGAGATCTATGGCGACACCGGCGAGGACGACCTGACGGGCGGGGTCGGCAACGACCGGCTGGACGGTGGCGCGGACGTCGACATCGTGCGGTACGGCGGCGCGAACGTGGGGATCACCCTCGACCTCGCGCTGGCCACCCCGCAGGCCAACGGCGGCAACGTCGGCACCGACACGCTCGCCGGCGTCGAGGACGTGCAGGCCACCCGCTTCAACGACGTGATCCACGGCAGCGACGACGCCAACGACGTCGAGGCCGGAGATGGCGCCGACGAGGTCCACGGCCTCGGCGGCGACGACCGGGTCGACGGCGGCTTCGCCAACGACATGATCAACGGCGGCCCCGGCAACGACCGCGTCGACGGCCGCCGCAACAACGACGCGGTGTTCGGCGGCTCGGGCAACGACTACGTCTGGGGCGCCCGGGGCCGCAACCATGTCGAGGGAGGGCCCGGTGACGACACCGTCGGCGCGGGGAGCAGCGACGACGTCCTCTACGGCGGCCTCGGCGATGACACCATCCACGCCGGACTCGGCGATGACGCGCTGTTCTACCTCGACGCCGAGGGCGGCGTCGTCGTCGACCTGCGGCTCACGGGTCCGC
Proteins encoded in this region:
- a CDS encoding GDSL-type esterase/lipase family protein, which produces MRVRGKLVAMAVLAAVVASVLLLVSGRAGAGGDGCRERAAAADERRELVTGSGPETLVIGDSYSVGLGVKPAESWPTRLPGRVRVDGFSGSGFSYAASGCPGADFATRAQTAVRDDTGLVVVQGGLNDFDQPVAELESGFDRLMKEVGDRSVLVVGPPNAPERADAVPNVDAVLARLAEEHGTAYLPMRDLELPYLPDRLHLTAEGHRMFGDVVAGAVAGLTD
- a CDS encoding calcium-binding protein codes for the protein MLSQRSLPVLVSSLALGLASLTLSAPPAYAGVPLCDGEEVTIDLNQPTHPNPNRPDADVILGTPGADEVEAGSGNDLICGEGGDDVLLPGPGNDEVRAGEGNDTIDGGNAHDEIYGDTGEDDLTGGVGNDRLDGGADVDIVRYGGANVGITLDLALATPQANGGNVGTDTLAGVEDVQATRFNDVIHGSDDANDVEAGDGADEVHGLGGDDRVDGGFANDMINGGPGNDRVDGRRNNDAVFGGSGNDYVWGARGRNHVEGGPGDDTVGAGSSDDVLYGGLGDDTIHAGLGDDALFYLDAEGGVVVDLRLTGPQDTIGAGTDTISGAEQLYGSIYRDVLLGSGLDDVLIGMAGNDSLAGRAGDDLLIGERGRDTCRGGKGKDVLQACER